One stretch of Clavelina lepadiformis chromosome 6, kaClaLepa1.1, whole genome shotgun sequence DNA includes these proteins:
- the LOC143463551 gene encoding uncharacterized protein LOC143463551 produces MLVRYNITDGPAGNTVTRGCSSNAVPYCCLTIFGGRSCTSTCDESGCNNKVFELHQQMQTGRGISLRCYQCNYSSKNGQNDCYGRSISSDYLQNCPNANDRYCLTTITNSQDSVIGNTITRGCSTTTAINGCGATAGISSCLSTCSAGF; encoded by the exons ATGTTAGTTCGGTATAATATCACAGACGGACCTGCTGGAAATACGGTAACTCGTGGCTGCTCATCCAATGCTGTACCGTACTGTTGCCTTACCATTTTTGGCGGAAGATCTTGCACTTCCACATGCGATGAAT CCGGATGTAACAACAAAGTATTTGAACTTCACCAGCAAATGCAAACGGGACGAG GAATCAGTTTAAGATGTTATCAGTGTAACTATAGTTCTAAAAATGGACAAAATGACTGCTACGGACGTTCCATATCAAGCGACTACCTTCAAAACTGTCCGAATGCTAATGATAGATATTGCTTGACAACTATTACAA ATTCTCAAGACAGTGTGATAGGCAACACGATTACTCGCGGTTGTTCAACAACTACTGCAATAAACGGGTGTGGAGCCACAGCGGGAATAAGCAGTTGCCTTTCCACGTGCAGTGCAGGTTTCTAA
- the LOC143463548 gene encoding E3 ubiquitin-protein ligase rnf213-alpha-like: MRHLVYRVISLPPSMQPLVWDFGQLNDVTEAIYIRQMVFKMQRDIDTNDECPNLPEGIIELITEALSFSQKYMRQREDICSFVSLRDVERTIQSFKWFHHQLKHLNPRIQFERNESGVNNCDISYSLRSLIQALGMCYHATLSERNEYREQLAEVIATSQRLQITGNDILNDIIACQKVFINAVELEKDIAKNEALRENVFMIVVCAEMRIPLFLVGKPGSSKSLAKTVVTDAMQGRNSRNELFQNLKQIQVLSFQCSAVSDAVGIEAVFGQCAQLQKKQDRTKFVAVVVLDEIGLAEDSPKMPLKVLHPLLETASLRDSSFNVEPHSKVGFVGISNWALDPAKMNRGIFVTRGEPSKSDLHKTAEAIFKSNENIIHQVSGVIKAATDAYLEIYQNQENEFFGLRDYYGLLKMIHAVASEKQDLEFSDVATAIVRNFSGSTEQVFKVFEAHFMNVFSNVGRIYISVTKLIHSNLCLELESRFMLLLTKQYSAVSLLPTVMKGADYQVIFGSSFPHDNDYTQMCKNINRVKVCMESGRTVVLLNLRDLYESLYDALNQHYVTFAGQRYVDLGLGGHRVKCRIAQKFRLIVIEEKETVYNEFPIPLINRLEKYVFDVGSVLPPNQVSAANHLKKWLKQFSKIKIPKYPNKYFRENDAFAGYTDETAASTLLSLHKSVLNDMEPAKRLLIQTASLDAVCRLPNSDLLDEAEMLKQVYMEEQEHDTLWRMLRQQLEQIEQLSVLEVVTYSQILNERDRQQLEKLLGLNKNRIMLVTLQQFKTEQEYSQRLDDFFQHASTITKETENFSSNDSLILLLQCPQAHLNGHLIACAKYSAMNKVKEFRRENPGMSCKMIVAFLLTVERHAMTKTSSTSFTSFHSQHCQSLYVDEVKPGKQCIAPVTKLWNITVAELVKSSIHFRNANEDANLDVIKLLSESIPDAMAKLRDQSNMQGRNRVRILNNLLFPKKENDLSHIFCDVTLRLIHQLLQDRERKLTEHSNWILEEACSIQSLQEGGSFRNILWLRLRKLCALALAKVVCTADVDDNLDIISNIEKDNHNFIDLWFKLLMSQDVCDHQWLDSAHGSDLIVQRQKGFSCRFPFVRALYKIFCQQWSFVVERNLENKKLAFIQKIKKLPVNGLLEDACEQNGMFAINAFATDLAYLEYKSQTNEVESGAECEVIKDAVIGIFKERKRTAHLECNALIQLFLTFMEIKPFIGQFAQIIAACPPILTDRQNWNKLQEKSTEFIVHQLAFTAVVKKLHTEAAKNIGSVESCMVWELLVAKTKPVAEKLINTCNNELQQMWKRILFVEIFLDQLIPATADAKKIQHYLTVLAPLARRLWSGASRLKDLSNLQFLNIVTNVLQGCTGDIRLAILCQWGDVRCRSCKPNKLSQPVKLPCGHYLCLKCIPVEQSERSCPTCREKVENPQALKPAELTKLQEEELERFKAACTSFFLEYLSTLCFPEVQGNDKKQPPDQKITFALERLVICENNTRMMSPLLSNFDTNPTARSYILQLLLRCDKELVRNHLDHHFRAMESVVQKKDILMGIYIQCLQDVMQNFAISHDEDELINVEHAAAVLHECTMESEMEEKFTQIDHLDFCAKLVHISKVFVTCIVALDNTQQQLHANSNQMLAYTKSVCNLCKDSRYLIVKQYIIKNLCRRYGMDAFKIMLNKPTYRSLIPENLLPNPNATERNYYLESDLLVLSGESYVKAKAYLLDVMQKDDLPQLFGRLTHEMQKSPNSNFQVLLALSVWAAYAGPGKNLQQEVFCQMTGPYQETPTFFRNIAQRAVNAFELVGVSANLNYKLNEFVLLVGATLLCKDRGLLNDLASLVKEPDECRRLFLPTMPASDYFAIRHVIVGTGNPRLHLCPNGHPYFIGECTRPVEASRCSECGAQIGGERHRLFQGNNPGDITEESQAGYRLRPAEQQKPVVPQRKLTKLSVCALRACLHSAMLLGTRKGDAIGRLVNVQGSQQDVNTFLLRQIHKDFKDLSTCLGRSVDDTFIIMHQILHRMRLTNVANYNQNCNFQTMAGRNTWEEEFQRQYLSLIFRDTDTVLNEAQGFLVRAGKLVEKPLQRLVYELKRDDDIPDGLVKWDTSCLWKYRINVDMQHLRQRLEAVDAAVGGKGAMLKKILGVQNLELLRSLHAILSLQSTMIARYRQKIDMADADETTIQDYLEEQNYVSENEFRTYIKVWNKVRQVLQQIDRYRTLQHFFDEAMNLESPISMCLPSKRGRGRCAMIMVEFLANKQNDLLQECRDIMIPHPTFPTVAVAQLTINDFICINEDRDLMPLVLANSQYETMTSESGSKHTISYNLGLLEKKVMEKFILRKAIIKTETIPLMLYPQDMGLRQDFQTVQTTVEQIALPVRMCQDIDTKAESSMTANVCEVVRTVTLIIQFLAKLGGEPDKTICDYAENDLLLPTDETEMIPRSAQIRHCLALYERLSWHRARKLALNGQNSFENVVDFVEDIAEESSVEMLRRELSQMNVSRLQLELNSLLMVGPEMNAEWGLSMVLQNYLDGKHDGDNSWCDRIPDDILFKHSVHVFNISMEFGLSG, from the exons ATGCGCCATTTAGTGTACAGGGTCATTTCCCTTCCACCAAGCATGCAGCCGCTAGTTTGGGATTTTGGTCAACTTAATGATGTAACAGAAGCCATTTACATAAGACAAATGGTCTTCAAAATGCAGAGAGATATTGATACTAATGACGAATGCCCTAATTTACCAGAAGGAATCATTGAACTCATCACAGAAGCATTATCATTTTCTCAGAAGTACATGCGACAGAGAGAAgatatttgtagttttgtcAGCTTGAGGGATGTTGAACGTACCATTCAAAGCTTTAAGTGGTTTCATCATCAATTAAAGCATCTTAACCCAAGAATACAGTTTGAAAGAAATGAATCTGGTGTTAACAATTGTGACATTTCTTATTCACTACGATCCTTAATTCAAGCATTAGGTATGTGCTATCATGCAACGCTTTCTGAGAGAAATGAATATCGGGAACAGCTTGCTGAGGTTATTGCAACTTCTCAAAGATTACAAATCACTGGAAATGACATCTTAAACGATATCATTGCATGTCAGAAAGTTTTCATAAATGCAGTGGAATTGGAAAAAGATATTGCAAAGAATGAAGCCTTAAGGGAAAATGTGTTTATGATTGTCGTCTGTGCTGAAATGCGCATTCCACTTTTCCTAGTTGGAAAACCCGGCAGCTCAAAATCTCTTGCCAAAACTGTGGTTACAGATGCTATGCAGGGTCGAAACTCAAGAAATGAACTGTTTCAGAATCTGAAGCAGATAcaagttttatcttttcaatGCAGTGCAGTTTCTGATGCTGTTGGCATAGAAGCTGTATTTGGACAGTGTGCTCAACTGCAGAAAAAGCAAGACCGAACTAAGTTTGTTGCGGTTGTGGTTTTGGATGAAATAGGTCTTGCAGAAGATTCACCAAAAATGCCTCTGAAAGTTCTTCATCCGTTGCTGGAAACTGCATCTCTTCGTGATAGCAGCTTTAATGTAGAACCACATTCTAAAGTAGGATTTGTTGGAATTTCAAACTGGGCTTTGGATCCTGCTAAAATGAATCGAGGAATTTTTGTTACTCGTGGTGAGCCGTCAAAAAGTGATCTGCATAAAACAGCAGAAGCTATATTCAAGTCGAATGAAAACATAATCCATCAAGTTAGTGGGGTTATCAAAGCGGCTACGGACGCATACTTGGAGATATACCAGAATCAAGAGAACGAATTTTTTGGATTGAGAGATTATTATGGCCTACTTAAGATGATACATGCTGTTGCGTCAGAGAAGCAAGATTTGGAATTCAGTGACGTTGCCACAGCAATTGTACGAAACTTCAGTGGTTCTACTGAACAAGTGTTTAAGGTATTTGAAGCACATTTCATGAATGTATTCTCAAATGTAGGAAGGATATACATCTCTGTAACTAAACTGATTCACAGCAACCTGTGTCTTGAACTGGAAAGTCGGTTCATGTTGTTGCTGACAAAACAGTATTCTGCTGTCAGTCTTCTGCCTACAGTGATGAAAGGAGCTGATTATCAAGTTATTTTTGGTTCCAGTTTCCCACATGACAATGATTACACTCAGATGTGTAAAAACATCAATCGTGTGAAAGTTTGCATGGAGTCTGGTCGTACTGTAGTCTTGCTAAATCTGCGAGATCTATACGAGTCGCTGTATGATGCTTTAAATCAGCATTACGTCACATTTGCCGGACAAAGGTATGTTGATCTTGGTCTTGGAGGACACCGAGTGAAGTGCAGAATTGCACAAAAATTCCGTCTCATTGTGattgaagaaaaagaaacagtGTACAACGAGTTTCCAATTCCACTCATAAATAGACTGGAAAAGTATGTTTTTGATGTGGGAAGTGTCCTGCCACCAAATCAGGTATCAGCTGCTAATCATCTGAAGAAATGgttgaaacaattttcaaagatTAAAATACCAAAGTACCCCAACAAGTACTTCAGAGAAAATGATGCATTTGCTGGTTATACAGATGAAACTGCCGCATCTACACTGCTATCACTCCACAAGTCTGTGTTAAATGATATGGAACCAGCAAAAAGGTTACTGATACAGACTGCCTCTCTTGATGCAGTCTGCCGGCTCCCAAACTCAGATTTACTGGACGAGGCTGAGATGTTGAAGCAAGTATATATGGAGGAACAGGAACATGATACCTTATGGAGGATGTTGCGACAACAGTTAGAACAAATAGAGCAGCTGTCTGTATTAGAAGTCGTAACCTACTCACAAATTTTGAATGAAAGAGATCGTCAGCAATTAGAGAAACTTTTAGGTTTGAACAAAAATCGAATTATGCTTGTCACTCTTCAACAGTTTAAAACGGAGCAAGAATATTCGCAGAGACTTGACGATTTTTTTCAACATGCTAGCACAATCACAAAAGAAACAGAGAACTTTTCTTCCAACGACTCTCTGATATTACTTCTTCAATGCCCTCAAGCCCATCTCAATGGACATTTAATAGCATGTGCAAAATACTCGGCCATGAACAAAGTGAAGGAGTTTAGACGTGAAAATCCTGGTATGTCATGCAAGATGATTGTGGCATTCTTGCTAACTGTGGAACGGCATGCGATGACCAAAACATCATCAACGTCTTTTACAAGCTTTCACAGTCAGCACTGTCAGTCACTGTATGTTGATGAAGTTAAACCAGGCAAACAATGCATTGCTCCTGTAACGAAATTATGGAATATCACTGTGGCTGAGCTTGTGAAAAGTAGCATTCATTTCAGAAATGCTAATGAGGATGCTAATTTGGATGTAATTAAGCTCTTGTCTGAAAGCATTCCTGATGCAATGGCTAAATTAAGAGACCAGAGCAACATGCAGGGACGAAACCGAGTGCGCATTTTGAATAACTTACTTTTtccaaagaaagaaaatgatttATCTCATATCTTCTGTGATGTAACTTTGCGACTAATTCACCAGCTGTTGCAAGATCGTGAGAGAAAATTAACTGAACATTCCAATTGGATTTTAGAAGAAGCATGTTCAATACAGTCATTGCAAGAAGGTGGTTCATTTAGAAACATCCTCTGGCTTCGATTACGAAAGCTTTGTGCTCTGGCTTTAGCAAAAGTTGTTTGCACGGCTGATGTTGATGATAATCTTGACATTATTTCAAACATAGAGAAAGATAATCACAACTTCATTGATCTATGGTTTAAATTGCTGATGTCCCAAGACGTTTGTGACCACCAGTGGCTTGATTCAGCTCACGGTTCTGACTTAATTGTGCAGAGGCAGAAAGGATTTTCATGCAGATTCCCTTTTGTACGAGCgttgtacaaaattttttgccaACAATGGTCCTTTGTAGTTGAGCGAAATTTGGAAAACAAAAAGCTTGCATTTATACAGAAGATTAAAAAATTGCCTGTAAATGGTTTGCTGGAAGATGCTTGCGAGCAAAATGGCATGTTTGCTATTAATGCATTTGCAACTGACTTGGCTTATCTGGAGTATAAATCCCAGACCAATGAAGTAGAATCTGGAGCTGAATGTGAAGTAATAAAAGATGCAGTGATTGGaattttcaaagaaagaaaaagaacaGCCCACCTTGAGTGCAATGCACTTATACAATTATTCTTGACATTTATGGAAATCAAACCATTCATTGGTCAGTTTGCACAAATTATTGCTGCATGTCCTCCCATTCTTACTGATAGACAAAATTGGAATAAACTTCAGGAAAAGTCAACTGAATTTATCGTTCATCAACTCGCCTTTACCGCTGTGGTTAAGAAGCTGCATACCGAAGCCGCAAAGAATATTGGTTCCGTGGAGAGCTGTATGGTTTGGGAACTTCTGGTTGCTAAGACGAAGCCTGTGGCAGAAAAGCTGATAAATACATGCAACAATGAACTTCAGCAGATGTGGAAACGAATTCTGTTTGTTGAGATTTTTTTAGACCAACTGATTCCTGCTACTGCTGATGCTAAGAAGATTCAACATTATCTTACAGTTCTAGCACCTCTGGCACGAAGGCTGTGGAGTGGTGCAAGTAGGTTGAAAGACCTTTCGAATCTTCAGTTTCTCAACATAGTTACCAATGTCTTGCAAGGTTGTACAGGTGATATCCGACTTGCCATACTTTGTCAATGGGGTGACGTGCGTTGCAGGTCATGCAAACCAAATAAACTTTCTCAACCAGTAAAACTTCCATGTGGTCACTATTTGTGTTTAAAATGCATACCAGTTGAACAATCAGAAAGGAGTTGCCCGACTTGCCGGGAGAAAGTTGAAAACCCTCAGGCATTGAAACCAGCTGAGCTTACAAAGTTGCAAGAAGAAGAATTAGAAAGATTTAAAGCAGCATGTACCAGCTTTTTTCTTGAATATCTTTCTACTCTATGCTTCCCTGAAGTTCAAGGAAATGATAAAAAACAACCTCCAGatcaaaaaataacttttgccTTGGAAAGACTTGTGATATGTGAAAACAACACCAGAATGATGTCTCCATTGTTGAGTAATTTTGATACCAATCCCACTGCTAGGTCATACATCCTTCAGTTGCTGTTGCGTTGTGACAAGGAACTTGTGCGGAATCACTTGGATCATCATTTCAGGGCCATGGAATCTGTTGTACAAAAGAAGGACATACTTATGGGTATATACATACAATGCTTGCAAGATGTCATgcaaaactttgcaatttcTCACGATGAAGATGAATTGATTAATGTTGAGCATGCAGCTGCTGTGCTACATGAATGTACTATGGAGTCAGAAATGGAGGAGAAATTTACACAAATCGATCACCTGGATTTCTGTGCCAAACTAGTGCATATTTCTAAAGTCTTTGTGACATGCATTGTAGCTTTGGACAACACACAACAACAGCTACATGCCAATTCCAATCAGATGTTAGCTTACACAAAAAGCGTTTGCAACCTTTGCAAAGACTCACGCTATTTAATTGTAAAGCAATACATCATAAAGAACTTATGTCGTCGATATGGAATGGATGCTTTTAAGATAATGTTAAATAAGCCCACCTATAGAAGCTTGATTCCAGAAAACCTTTTACCAAATCCAAATGCTACGGAAAGAAATTACTACCTTGAATCCGATCTCTTGGTGTTATCTGGTGAAAGTTATGTGAAGGCAAAAGCTTATTTACTTGATGTGATGCAAAAGGATGATCTTCCTCAACTCTTTGGGAGACTGACTCATGAAATGCAAAAGTCACCCAACAGCAACTTTCAAGTGTTACTTGCCTTGTCTGTCTGGGCTGCTTATGCTGGACCAGGAAAGAACTTGCAACAGGaagttttttgtcaaatgACAGGACCTTATCAAGAGACCCCTacattttttagaaatattgCACAAAGGGCCGTAAATGCTTTTGAGTTAGTTGGCGTTTCAGCTAATTTGAATTACAAGCTTAATgagtttgttttgttggttGGAGCTACTCTTCTATGCAAGGATCGGGGACTACTGAATGATTTGGCTAGTCTTGTGAAAGAACCAGATGAATGCAGACGGTTGTTTCTTCCCACAATGCCAGCATCTGACTACTTTGCTATCCGCCATGTTATTGTTGGTACAGGCAATCCAAGATTACATTTATGTCCAAATGGCCATCCTTATTTTATCGGTGAGTGCACTCGCCCAGTGGAAGCATCAAGATGCTCTGAGTGTGGTGCCCAAATCGGAGGCGAACGACACCGACTTTTCCAAGGGAATAACCCAGGAGATATTACTGAAGAATCTCAAGCAGGTTATCGACTCAGACCAGCTGAGCAGCAAAAACCTGTTGTCCCGCAGCGAAAGCTTACCAAGCTGTCAGTGTGCGCTTTGAGGGCCTGCCTCCATTCAGCCATGCTACTTGGTACAAGGAAAGGGGATGCGATAGGAAG GTTGGTCAATGTTCAAGGAAGTCAGCAAGATGTTAACACATTTCTGCTGAGGCAGATTCATAAGGATTTCAAAGACCTCTCAACATGCTTGGGAAGAAGTGTCGACGACACTTTTATCATAATGCATCAAATTTTACATAGGATGAGACTAACAAAT GTAGCAAATTACAatcaaaattgcaattttcaaACCATGGCCGGAAGAAACACGTGGGAAGAGGAGTTCCAACGGCAGTATTTGTCACTCATATTCAGAGACACTGACACAGTCCTAAACGAAGCTCAAGGATTTTTGGTCAGAGCTGGAAAGCTAGTTGAAAAACCACTGCAACG TCTTGTATATGAACTTAAACGAGATGATGATATTCCTGATGGATTGGTCAAGTGGGATACATCGTGCTTGTGGAAATACCGGATTAATGTGGATATGCAGCATCTGAGGCAACGATTAGAAGCTGTTGATGCAGCAGTTGGAG GCAAAGGTGCaatgttgaaaaaaatccTTGGTGTACAAAATTTGGAGTTGCTCCGATCTTTGCATGCTATCCTGTCATTGCAGTCTACAATGATAGCAAG ATATCGCCAGAAGATTGATATGGCTGATGCTGATGAAACAACCATTCAAGATTATTTAGAAGAACAAAACTATGTTTCTGAAAATGAATTCAGAACTTACATTAAAGTCTGGAACAAA GTGCGGCAGGTTTTGCAACAGATAGATCGTTACAGAACTTTGCAGCACTTCTTCGATGAAGCAATGAACTTGGAAAGTCCCATCTCAATGTGCCTTCCTAGCAAACGAGGCAGAGGACGGTGTGCAATGATCATGGTTGAGTTTTTAGCCAACAAGCAAAATGATCTATTGCAGGAATGCAGAGATATTATGATTCCTCATCCTAC ATTCCCCACTGTGGCCGTGGCACAACTGACAATCAATGACTTCATTTGTATCAACGAGGATCGTGATTTGATGCCTTTGGTGTTGGCAAATTCTCAGTACGAAACCATGACTTCAGAATCCGGATCCAAACATACAATTTCCTACAATTTAGGTCTCCTAGAGAAAAAG GTGatggaaaagtttattttaagaaaagcCATCATCAAAACAGAG ACCATTCCCTTGATGTTGTATCCACAAGATATGGGTCTGAGGCAAGATTTTCAGACAGTTCAAACTACTGTTGAGCAG ATTGCGCTGCCTGTAAGAATGTGTCAGGACATAGATACTAAAGCTGAAAGCTCCATGACGGCTAATGTCTGTGAAGTGGTTAGAACTGTCACACTCATCATACAGTTTCTGGCCAAG CTTGGTGGAGAACCAGATAAGACGATTTGTGATTATGCTGAGAATGACCTTCTTCTACCTACCGATGAAACCGAAATGATTCCACGATCTGCTCAGATTCGTCATTGTTTGGCTCTCTATGAGAGATTGTCGTGGCATAGAGCGAGGAAATTGGCTTTAAACGGACAGaattcttttgaaaatgtggTTGATTTTG ttGAAGACATTGCAGAAGAAAGTTCTGTAGAAATGCTTCGCCGAGAATTATCACAAATGAACGTCAGCCGCTTGCAGTTAGAATTGAACTCACTTCTTATGGTTGGGCCTGAGATGAATGCTGAATGGGG ATTGTCAatggttttacaaaattacttGGACGGAAAGCATGACGGAGACAATTCTTGGTGCGATAGAATTCCGGACGATATTCTCTTCAAACATTCTGTACATGTTTTTAACATATCAATGGAGTTTGGCTTATCTGGCTaa